Part of the Octopus bimaculoides isolate UCB-OBI-ISO-001 chromosome 18, ASM119413v2, whole genome shotgun sequence genome is shown below.
aagagacggagagaaggaaggaagaatgagatttgaaaaaaaattcaaacgaaaattaagtttgaaaatttgGAGAAGTCATTTTGGTTTTTTGGTTTTTAAAgtcacttctttttttaaaactttgatcCCAATTTGACTTGTGAAATAATcaatgtcttttgttgttgttgttgttgtctgtctctctgtctgagaGATAAATGAAGACAACGGTGAAGCAGTTCATCTTTGGAAATAGTCGTTGGCTTTAGGGTATTGTAGGTGTTGGGCTTTCGTAGAAGAGAATTGGTGGGGCACCTGTACATTGTAATATTGTCCATCTTTCGGATAACCAGGTTTGCAGGAATCAGGTAAAGTCTGCAAAAGAACAAGCAGAATTACTTACAAAAGAATAGTCACAATATAGTTGTAATCACAGAATAGTTGTAGCTATAATCACATTATAGTCATATTTATCCTGGTTTGTATCACATGTGCCATTGGATATTGATTCACCAAAGTTTTACACAACTTCATATTTATAATGGCATGTATCTTTATTCCATTCTGGAGAAATAGTGGTGCAATGCTATGAAAAAGAGGCTTCAGGtaacaaaataatgaagacaGAGAAATCAAATGGATaaatcagcagaaaaaaaaaaaagagtgatacATACAGCGTTCATGGCACCATGTGAGTGAATTGTTGTATAAGGAATATCTGTGCGAATTATCAAATAGTTTCTGTTTTGTCTGTATTTCCAGAAACAACCAAAGAAGAACAGTAAAATGAGGATAATGCCAAAACCGAAcctggaagagagagaaaaaaaaggagaaacagtAATTAGAGTAATTAGAGTACAGGCATGAGAAGAAGTGAATTAaagtatggaaaaaaaagaaacaatgaagtgTAAAACTGTTTCATAGTTAAACATATTCAATAAGGGACTTTGATATCCTTTCTGTATGAGAGAGGGGGTCTGGGAGATGTATGACTgatcttcaataaaaaaaaaaactatgctattactaaacaaaacaaaaatgacaaagcTTTTTCTTTGCAAATTAGgggttcacatacacacacatatataagagagcTGAAATGTTCTGGGGCTaatgggtaaaaggaaatacaggaggattttagtcaacgtattcccctcttgggttcacacatttattgcagtggtccttcagtttttccaaaccctgtaaaagaacttgaaaggttgggtctccaaccaggcctttcatgatacccttaaggcaaagaacttttcagcacccgcccacctgtgtgtgtgagtgtgtgtgtatgtattaatacttagcagaagtaacagagtggcTCAAGGGCTTGTATTACCaaacctgtacatatatatatatgcatatgtgtgtatgtatgtgcatatactataatatatatataatcagtatcATTTTACATCTcctttccaagctggcataggttggacaggtCATCATGTTCTGAATTAATGTTTATTCAGAATAACTGTCCACTTAGAAGGTTTGGCAGACCACATCTTGTTTGTGTGTTTCCTTTTTGGCCGTGTTCCTATAGTGTCTTCGTTGGTAACCTTATTGttaccaacaactttacagaatgtacttgATGTAGTTTATCATAGCACCAGCAGCAAAAAGGTTGCCAATGTTGTCTCTACACATTTCACATACTGCACTGGGTGCATTTCACAAGTGAGGTGGCCTAGTAAACCCATAAAACTGGAATGCCCTCATTACTCTGTCCCATGAAGCAGTCAATTAAAAGAAGGAATGATGATAAACAAACTAGGACAGGCGAGTGTAGGGAGCAGGAATACGAGAGCAGAAACAGTGATTGGGTGAAAGTGATagaatagtatgtgtgtgtatatataacacacacgtttatcatcatcatcatcaccatcattgtaacATCTACTTCTCCAAACTTGCATGGGTCACATGAGATATGTTATCTTAGTTTGCATCACATGTGCCATTGCATGACCAGACATGgttccacagaagattggaaatgaaggatacaGCTTACATGACAGTGGCACTCAATGACTATCCAACAATGTCAAAGCACGGaggcattaacacacacacagatatacacatacatatttatgtacacacacacacacacacacatagaaatttccttcaatttccattaactaaatccattcacaaggctttggtcaaccaggAATCCTAGAAGAaaatacatgcccaaagtgccacacagtggtactgaacccacaAACTTGGGTAGCAAACTAAGCTTCTTACCATccaacctatacacacacacactcattctaaataatcttatttaaaaaaaaaaggctacaTTCAAACGAGCTGGGTTACATAATTCGTTAAGAGGTTTTATCTCTCTACATTatacaaatgtctttttttttttttttttNNNNNNNNNNNNNNNNNNNNNNNNNNNNNNNNNNNNNNNNNNNNNNNNNNNNNNNNNNNNNNNNNNNNNNNNNNNNNNNNNNNNNNNNNNNNNNNNNNNNNNNNNNNNNNNNNNNNNNNNNNNNNNNNNNNNNNNNNNNNNNNNNNNNNNNNNNNNNNNNNNNNNNNNNNNNNNNNNNNNNNNNNNNNNNNNNNNNNNNNNNNNNNNNNNNNNNNNNNNNNNNNNNNNNNNNNNNNNNNNNNNNNNNNNNNNNNNNNNNNNNNNNNNNNNNNNNNNNNNNNNNNNNNNNNNNNNNNNNNNNNNNNNNNNNNNNNNNNNNNNNNNNNNNNNNNNNNNNNNNNNNNNNNNNNNNNNNNNNNNNNNNNNNNNNNNNNNNNNNNGGGGGGGGTtcacatgcatttgtgtgcatatgagaCCTTGCTACTTTCATCAGGTTTCTTCACGTCAGactgtaggtatgtgtgtgtgtgtaattatgcatatgcatgtgtgtgtgacatacaGGTATTTCTGATCAGGTTTCCTTAATTATtaaccccctccacacacacacaccttaacagCAAATCCACGCAATTACTAGACATCAAAATACCATTGAGCTGTTGATGTTATTAATTGGTATCTCTTATTCtctttttcataaaaaaagaaatgtgacTCCTTGAGGCACACCTGAATTCTACTCATATAAGGACATAGCAATAAAGGAGGCTTCAGAAAGTcatacaacctgctagaaatagcaaccaaatttccctcattaTTTTCTGCCATCTTAGACGAGGAAGTGCACAGTGAATGATGAGGTAGTCCCTGATACATCAAGGGATGATTACCACTTGCTAAGTAGTTCAAACAAGGGCACACAACCCCAGGAGTTCAAGGACTCCTCCAAGTGCCTTGTGTTGCTGACAGTAAGGAAGCTTTCTCCACATGTAAACGACCAGCCAGAAGGGTGTGTAACCTGCTTCAAAGTATCTAACAATCATGTAGTTAAAAGCTGACAAAGCTTGCCTTCTTCTGGGCAAGTGTAGAGAAAATTTGTCTCTGTAGAGGTGAGTCATGGACTATGAAGAATGAGCTGCAAGATTGCCTTGATGGTGGTAGCTACACCACGCTTCTTGTGCGGGCCCAAAACTTCtcatgtcctggggtcaatttcttttactaaaggcagtgctccagcatggccagtcaaatgactgaaacttgtaaaaaaaaatatatgtgtgtgtgtgtgtgttcttttactcatgattgtagccatgctggagcactgccttgaagggtttttagtgggggtataaacacacatacatacacacaacaggcttccacacagtttccgtcttccacaCCCAAATAGAGACCAAAGACTGCCCAGCAACAGAGCTGTTATTAGCAAAGATACACAACGTGAAAGTGAAGATCTACCAAAATTTAAATGGGGAACAGAGACTCCTGGTGCAGCTTTGTGAGACACATCTTGGCTGCAGCCATTTGAATGAGGACATGGTTACTGTTGGAGCACCCTATGATCAGGTGCCTAaggttaaacaactacaacacaacAAGAACAGTTGtagtaaaattaacaataaaagaaaggggacaaaaaaaagaaaaacgaaaccaGAGTCTGATAAAAACAGTGATAGTCTGCAACAACAGAGAACAGTGAATAGACATATTgttgatgggtggtggtggtggtggtggtgagggggagAGGTGAAACCTGACATTTCAAACAGAGGAACCAGTCTTTAAAAACAGGCAAAGATTGAGTTCAACAGCAAAATTTACTTTCTTCGTGAAACAcaaacttactttttttttattttacgatTTTGTTTATTCTGAAATTCCTGTGGGTGAAGAAAACTCTCGTTTCAAAAGGCAACCTCAAAGGGGTGGGTGTAACTATCTCCGTTgtggtttagccccaggtcaggccTGGCTGAGTAAACCTATGGCGAAATGTGCTAAAGCTGTGATCATCCCACCTTTGTTTGAAATCTACTGGACACAGGACCCCGTTTTCCTGATTACATGTTTTCTCCCCTTTATAAGAAGACCGTAGGGTGAGGTTTAAAggagacttagctgctatttctggaagTCTGAATCTTTCCTGCTACTGGGATCATTGCTAGGGACAAAGTATAATCTTTacaaatatcggtttcaaattttggcacaagaccacaaGTTCAAGGGAAGagggggtaagtctattacatcgacccccccccctcccagtgctcaactggtacttattttatcgaccccgaaaggatgaaaggcaaagtcgacctcggcggaatttgaacacagaatattacaacaaacaaaataccacttagcattttgcctggcatgccaacggtcctgccagtttgccgccttacaACTCTTTACAAATATTAGAAACGTATTCTGGAAACCCATAGTAATATACACAACtggatgtggtggtgatgatgatgatgatggtgatgacggtggtggtggtggtggtgacattaaTGGCTGGCTTGAAACAGAtttacacatacagaacacatttgtatatatttgccaATGCTTATGGGTTTTTGAGCTTCTGTAAATTTCCTGTTTGTCTACACAGGCTTACACACGTAAGTACATCGTAAGATAATCATTTAATGATCATAGCTCATTAATACAATTAGCTGTTTAATTTACAGATCACAGAAGGGGGTTAGGGGGCGGGGGCTGGATAAGGAAATCAAACCAGCGGGTTAATGAATACTGTTCATAGAATACATTCAAAaatgttcttgtttagccctaggtcagccccaATCTGACAGGCTTATGATCAAAAagattccagctatgaccattatATCTTTCATTCAAGCATAATACATCTCAGCCTACATTATCCAATAAATcctttgtaaaaaataaaatggaaggaggtgtaacttgagggagatttggctgttatttctagcaagtataTGGAAACAAACTAGGCCTGTCTACTTAAAAGTCTAATGGGAGTTGACATAATTTCTAGATATATTCATAGGAGGAGCCGAACTGAAGCTTACAAAACTTCAGTTTTACAGCAGTTAATTGCCCAACCATGTGGTGTCTATTTACAATGAGAGAATCTCGGTCAAGACCTAATTGTGCTGCTCAATATAACctcaactctttagcattcagatttgttaaatgtaatgtttatttaattcacattgttttgaaataatcatggattatctcattgTAGCTTCCAGATTTCAATGccatgcttttatatttttagaatgacattgtagggtaggtgtgagaggttggatctggtctgttttaacataaaacagtcGGAATacttgggccggatatggctggattaaatgctaaaaaggTTAAGCAATACTGGTTTGAGCTAATAAGAGGAAAATAATAAGCCAATTAGCTTGCTGGCAATGGAAAGAAAACAATGTTGTCCTTCAAGTAAGTTAATCTTTTAATACcatgtaaacaacaagaaaatcgCTTTGCTACGGCTAAACACAAAATAACAGATGGAACAATATAtaaggaggggggggggtcaaagtAATAAATCTGAAAGCAAATGATGTAGAAACCCAAACCTTGTAATGTTACATTAAAAggcataatttatatatgtagacacacacacacacacatcatttaactGTTTCAGTCCTTAGAGTGTGGCCACGCTGAGACACTGAGCTATGGTGACATTCTTTTTGGTATTTCCTTTTAATAAATCATCCACGAGCTCTGCACTTTAGAGTTCCTCTGGAATAAAACAGAAGACCCTTACGGGGAAAATAAGTAAGTGTTGGTGACTGACAGGAAGTGCATCAAGCTGTAAAATGCATGCCACAATTTCCTTCTGTCTAATCCATGAGCAAACGGTGGCTCGGTTGGCAGATCATGAGATGTTTACGTTCGTGGTAGACGCTGGAAGAATAAACACTTGAAGAGGGACAAAGACAAGGCAAAGTGATTGTGAATGTGGGTATGTTTATCAAGGGGTTAATTTTATTTTGAGTATAGTCTCTAGCACACTTAAGTCTATGGAACAGATGACTCATCATAGATGCGTATTGTTGCTTACcatccacctttctctctctcttctccaacATCTTCCTTTTCCATAAGGGATACTTCACAACAAATTAGATGCTGTGCGCTTAACACTAGACAATCTGCTCTCATCATGGCAACATCAGCATCTTCACTTGATCTGATATCGCATCTGGCTCCTCTAAAAATGTCATCAAAAACAAACACTGGAGTCCTATTTACCCATCTGGGATATAGCTGTttttctctcacaaacacacatcatagATTCACATTTGCCACAAGGATGGAGAAGGGCAGGCCTGCTCTTGAAATGAGTGATATGAGCATTTTGAAATGAGGGCAGACAAATTACAATGTTACATAACACTTGGATGCGTTTAAAACTTTTGCACAACACTGTGGTGAAGAAAATGGAATTATAAGGATACAAACTATTTCAAACGCCTTTAGGCTAGGAGACAGGCCTGAAGCAGACCTGGTGTAAAGATGGTATGTTATTGATGAGATCTTGGACAAACCTAACTGATTGATTAAAACAGTCAAATCAATCAATTAGTGAATTGGTTAAATGTTAGCAAATTCACTTAtgataatcgtttcaaattttggcacaaggccagcatttttgtgGGCATGATTAaattgattgcatcgacctcagtactcatctggtactgattttatcagccctgaaaggatgaaaggcaaagctgacctcagcagaatttgaactcagaatgtaaaaacagatgaaatgccacaaagcattttgcccagcatgttaacaattctgctaacttgcCACCATAAACTGACTAATAGTTacgaaaaaaaaggaaatagaaccagtgcatgtgtttattattggcataatgaccctcccaagagaCAACAAAATCAGTTTCAACACAGACgttcacattaagaatcttgcaaaccaaatacaaaaacaagacaaactattttgttttctcattaataaaaGTAGGATGGAATGGGACAGAAAACTTTCCATAATATTGGGGTGGAATGTGGGTGATGGCACCTTTCAGTCTGATAAGCGCTGTTCGAAACAATGCCATTTGAGTACACACTAGAATACTATTCACCCGCTTACAATGCAGTTGTCACTGATATAAATAGGAACACTCTAAAGGATCTTTGATTACACACCAGGGTACTGTTCACCCACCTATGATGTAATCGTAGCTGCTACTCACAGGAACACCCTAAAGAAGGCTAGTCTATTGATCAGCAATAATTTGTTAATACATTACAACCTATATAGCCCACAGGTACAAAGTCTCTTCGGTTTGCTTATTGACGTTATTTGTTTGAAATTCAGGAGTTAGCTGAAGGGCCACAATTTTCAGGCCAAACCCAGCTCGGAAGACAGATTTAAGTGTGTCACCTCTCTACCATTGATAAGATAGTAGTGGCAATGGAGTAGAACAACTTATTCAAAACCTAAAACCATATTTTGTAGGTTAGGTTCTAGGTCACAAACTGGCATTAGATTAGCGACACCTGTCATAGGTCTGTCTGATAAGAGCCTACAGAGCTTATCTATCTGACAATAAAATTCATGATCCCACTCACTGaaggggttacacacacacacacagtgaataaAAATGGATAGGAAGTTGTATTTTTTTCACTGTGTGACATGTGTAGCATGTATTATTACAGAAACTGGAGTCGCAAAGTATCTTACAATCATTCAACAAGTAAATATTGCACTGATTGGTCTACTGATAGGATAATGGATTGAGAATATTTATCAGTATTCCCCATGAATAACCTGCTAGCTAAAAACATGCTCATGCGCTACAGAGTTGATATCACCCActaattgagatatatatatatatatatatatatatatgtatatatatatatatatatatatatatgaatttgaccTCCACGACCTACCCCAcggtttgtagtcttgcaaacTGTATGGCAACCTCAATACTGCAGgtagcatggaaaaaaaacatccagtacacactataaagaggttggcattaggaaaggtgaAGGTGGAAGAGGTGAGTTATCTTCAGACTTGAAACCTGGTCTAAATGCTTGCAATAAATGGAGTCTGCTCAAGGGTATCACTGAAGGGCCAGGTGGTAGTGTgtgaccctttaacattcagaatcTCGTGTCTTCAAGAGTTCAAtgatgattatttttagaatgacattgtagggtatgtgtgagaggccagatctggccagtttgaacataaaaccagtaAAATATTTATGCCCGATGGGGGCcagtttaaacgctaaagggtGAAATGGTAGCAGATTAAATCTGCCCCATCCCAAGAACAGAAATGATGCCTCAAATgtgctttcacacagtttctgtcatctAATATTGCcttcacttacaaagctttggtcgacccaagtcTACAGAAGAAGTCACCCACTCAAAGTACCCCACAAGGTGGGTTCACATTTGAAACTTTGCCGTAATGTAGCAAATTTCTTTAAACACTGGACAGCCAAAAGGTTATGGTAATAATAGgtacgtggtggtggtggagagggtgGCTGCAGGGGAGGCGGGGGCTACGAAAAATGGATATGAGAGAAGATGTTTAATTGATTGCTGAAATCAATAACACGACACAATAATGATTAGAGATTATTAAGGAAAGACAAGAAATCAATGCATCAAAGAATGGAAGATTATGTGAAGGAACCAATgagatatatgatgatgatgatgatgataggaaataAAAAACAGAAGGAGGGGTTGAGTGGTGaggagagaaagcaaaaaaaaaagaaaaaaagaaaaaggaggagaacgTGAAAAAGAAggggaatgagaaaaagaaaaaaatgaataaatgatgatAGATATAACTGCAAATTCAATCAAAGACATTTTCAAAGAGTTGTCGCCATAGTAACATATGCCAAGTTAAGAATTGTCTAATTGAGTTAAGATGGTATAAATGCCAAGACTAAGAGATTAAATTAAAGATATAGATTAGTGTCTATTGATCATAAATGAGTATATAACATGTAGAGGGTCGGGGGATGAAGTggtctctcacacatgcacacacctagcTTGGAGTGCATTCGTAGTTGTAACCATAAGCAATAAGAGGTTGCATATACAGTCAAGGTTATCCTATTTAAGATATGCTGAAACAAATCATAAAAGCCTCCATGGATACATAACAAAAGAATTAACTTATCTCTTGTCTTATATCAATATCCACAagcaaaatgagttgtacctgtatttcaaagggccagccttgtcacactgtgttacgctgagtatccccgagaactaggttaagggtacacgtgtctgtggagtgctcagccacttgcatgtcaatttcatgaacaggctgttccattgatcggatcaactggaacaatcATTattgtaaccaacggagtgccagtttagCTTGTGTACTCAGCGGAAGTAATTTAGACACAAAAGGTAGCTAATAATGAAGAGCTCTTTAGTTTTGCAACTAGCCCAGAAGAAACCAGATGAAGTCCTGTTTTATGGAGGTGAAGGGTAACAAATTTACTTTTACTGACATTCTCGATAGCAAGAAAGCAGGTTCTTAAGAAACCAAACTTGTAGCTGGGGAGCAGAGTGTGAGGCTGGAGGTGATAAAAGGAAATGGCTGTTCTTATCACTGTTTCAACCAACTTTGGGATATTCAAAGAAAGAGTAACAGGATGGCAGTTGACAGGGTCAACAAGCAATATAATATTTGTTCATTGACcgattttaaatttataatttgtagGTTAGTTGCACAAacttccagatttttttttttttacactgaaaTTATAGCAAATGATAATGTTGCTTCCaaatagtgcaaaaaaaaaaaaaaagggtaatttATGTAGCAAAAACAGCTcaaatttttgttgttcttcattACAATTTCCAAACAACATGGTACTCTGTGTAATCTGGCCTTACACTTGATGCTATTTTTCTATCTCTAACCTACTTTTcatctatttctgtatatacacacatctccaCCCAACACAAAGTCTCTCTGCccagtctgtttgtctctctgtttcagtttttctacaaaaatataaccaaaatgaaaattaaaactgaTTTATATTAATGCACCGTTGTTTCATTCCTCACCACAAAATTTtcccagtttttttcttttttaatggttTCTGCATCAAAGTCGTTAACATgatctttattattcttttatttgtttcagtcatttgactgtggccatgccggagcaccgcctttagttgaacaaatcgacccccaggacttattttttgtaagcctagtgcttattctatcattctcttttgccaaaccactaagttacagggatgtaaacacaccaacattggttgtcaagtgatggtggcggggtagatacacacaaacacacacatataaagagatatatacgatgggtttctttcagtttctgtctaccaaatccattcactttACATAGTGCACTGAgagcttttttacatggcaccagcatgggtgcttcaTATGTGGCACTAACACAGGTGGTTTTTATGTAACACTGGCACAATTCCACCAATCCACTGCTCCGAATAGgttttttatttaatcaacttcaAAATAATAGatacaaagaacaaaacaataactgcatattctaatgactctgccaactgGTTGACTGTATAAAAATTTTAACATTAACTTAACGCATAAATAAAGTTAACCCTATAATCTACAGAATCGTTATTGATTTTTGCCCATGTTAGTCTGTGttgagttctgtattttctgacagtgagATTCAAAGTTTATAGatcaaatcaacatcatcattgatttaatatccacttttccatgcttgcaagagtCAGAAGGAATCCTTCGAAGATCTTCTACagccctttacttgtttcagtcattagactgcagtaacaccttgaaggatttttagtcaacTGAATCAACCCCACGGGCTTCTTACCATTTCTGTCTACccgatctactcacaaggctttggttggcccaagactatagcagaaaacacttgtctaaagtgccatgaagtgag
Proteins encoded:
- the LOC106872878 gene encoding uncharacterized protein LOC106872878, with the protein product MAARLPLLTLALFGILHPLQVAGYYCDSDKCGDDEYCCGYNICCKSYKVWELWYFWFGFGIILILLFFFGCFWKYRQNRNYLIIRTDIPYTTIHSHGAMNATLPDSCKPGYPKDGQYYNVQVPHQFSSTKAQHLQYPKANDYFQR